One Halalkalicoccus sp. NIPERK01 DNA segment encodes these proteins:
- a CDS encoding type II glyceraldehyde-3-phosphate dehydrogenase, producing the protein MLKVGINGYGTIGKRVADAVAAQPDMEVCGVSKASPDFGADGAVRRGYALYSAREDRVSAFREAGYDVAGTSEDLIAESDIVVDATPGGIGAENRPRYEAAGTPAIFQGKEADDMVDTSFNARANFEAAEGAEYVRVVSCNTTGLSRLVAPLEEAYGVEKVRATLVRRGGDPDQTGRGPINDILPDPIAVPSHHGPDVNTIFPDLSIDTMGLKVPATLMHMHSLNIELESAPTAAEVRDLLANESRIFVVDDDLAIDGTGKLRELARDRDRPRGDLWENCVWGESINVQDSELYLFQAIHQESDVIPENVDAIRAMTGLADKDESMAMTDETLGIGLPDPRQVTMTSPAP; encoded by the coding sequence ATGCTCAAGGTCGGTATCAACGGGTACGGCACCATCGGCAAGCGCGTCGCGGACGCGGTCGCCGCCCAGCCCGATATGGAAGTCTGTGGGGTCTCGAAAGCCAGTCCCGATTTCGGTGCCGACGGTGCGGTGCGCCGGGGATACGCGCTCTACTCCGCCCGTGAGGACCGCGTGAGCGCGTTCCGGGAGGCGGGCTACGACGTAGCGGGGACCAGCGAGGACCTGATCGCGGAGAGCGACATCGTCGTCGACGCCACCCCCGGCGGGATCGGCGCGGAGAACCGCCCGCGCTACGAGGCCGCCGGGACGCCCGCGATCTTTCAGGGGAAGGAGGCCGACGACATGGTCGACACCAGCTTCAACGCGCGGGCGAACTTCGAGGCCGCCGAGGGGGCGGAGTACGTCCGCGTCGTCTCGTGTAACACGACGGGGCTCTCGCGGCTCGTTGCCCCCCTCGAGGAGGCCTACGGCGTCGAGAAGGTGCGCGCGACGCTGGTTCGACGCGGCGGTGACCCCGACCAGACGGGACGGGGGCCGATCAACGACATCCTCCCCGACCCGATCGCGGTGCCCTCCCACCACGGCCCGGACGTCAACACGATCTTTCCCGATCTCTCGATCGACACGATGGGGTTGAAGGTACCCGCGACGCTGATGCACATGCACAGCCTGAACATCGAACTCGAGAGCGCACCGACCGCGGCGGAGGTCCGTGACCTGCTCGCGAACGAATCGCGGATCTTCGTCGTGGACGACGACCTGGCGATCGACGGGACCGGCAAGCTCCGGGAACTGGCGCGCGACCGGGACCGGCCGCGGGGCGACCTCTGGGAGAACTGCGTCTGGGGCGAGTCGATCAACGTCCAGGATTCCGAACTCTACCTGTTCCAGGCGATCCACCAGGAGAGCGACGTGATCCCCGAGAACGTCGACGCGATCCGCGCGATGACGGGCCTCGCCGACAAGGACGAGAGCATGGCGATGACCGACGAGACGCTCGGGATCGGGCTGCCCGATCCCCGACAGGTGACGATGACGTCGCCGGCGCCCTGA
- a CDS encoding carboxypeptidase regulatory-like domain-containing protein, translating into MKQEHTLREKGQALFLAALMVLSVFAMSAAFAGSAAAANHSGISATVTADNAAADGTEQVTFEVQAVDGNGEPVNESGLTITVDDAGDVGSLGGIAAEDTATTDANGVATFTATADSAGEYTVQFSENGTVDTATATFVPAGSISGTVTDAAGNGIDGATVSVEGTDLSATTGANGDYTIENVPDDEHTVVASADGFENGSTTATVSGGNAATAIEDIVLGLAAPDNADAVAEDGMTYWQGQDLFFEADDGSNSAGQTYQVRTNDSDNSLVTEFVLGDDGSAIISTSGLDGNYKIVDENGNNVVTNMEVAQQNLDAEFNPDSVVDEGADSESNLDLNSNRGTYEVEVTSEDLSQSELQTIFGDSVDSSTDDGVVLSSSDTSADFSGVDTGEYNVTVEVTDTDASDDATIEVTEAAAASAQFDSSTYSQEAGDIVEFTVELEGGASEATVNLTEDDENYDASINVVDNDGDGEVTVYFNTYNAGKEGADTFYTADDSEDTVSLNGAFGGEGETELSEDYRLLPADFNLELYVGNEETDLATLVLNERSTGDIDTAIAPNGEDISSDVDALENATTQSSEVATDDQLVIGVDVSGVFGQLANGDFASSDLNLTIEQSNPARYTSANTIENFDVVTDAENNRIYFVVDTSEAGIEADQEYDVTFNVSEDYVNSYSEGDDNDAEEATTSFSVVERTLEVTGDFNDEDVLQVENGEEVNITGESNAAPGSDVRVRLRATGDNPFLMSQTAQVGDDGTVDTAFDLSEYEAGQNFTVRMTDNNGAEEVQDNVDATLVESSGDQEPHQVTITVEDADGNAVSGADVTIDGQTETTDDNGEATFELQHGEYDVTASYEGEEASGTITVDDDSSNTGTLTLGESDGGDITDPSEGEDPGEGEDPGEGEDPGEGEDPGTGDGGDGGDGGDGGDSEDQPGFGIAVALIALLAAAGIALRKRA; encoded by the coding sequence ATGAAACAAGAACACACACTACGCGAAAAGGGACAGGCGCTGTTCCTTGCCGCCCTGATGGTCCTCTCCGTGTTCGCCATGTCCGCTGCGTTTGCGGGCTCGGCGGCTGCGGCTAACCACAGTGGCATTAGCGCGACCGTCACCGCTGACAACGCAGCGGCCGACGGTACTGAGCAAGTAACGTTTGAGGTACAGGCTGTAGATGGGAACGGTGAGCCCGTTAATGAATCGGGTCTTACCATCACCGTTGATGACGCTGGAGATGTCGGGTCTCTCGGCGGCATCGCTGCTGAAGATACTGCGACCACTGACGCAAACGGTGTAGCAACCTTCACCGCAACGGCGGACAGTGCGGGCGAGTACACCGTTCAGTTCAGTGAAAACGGAACCGTTGACACTGCTACGGCTACCTTCGTTCCTGCAGGCAGCATCAGCGGGACGGTGACGGATGCCGCCGGTAACGGAATCGATGGCGCCACGGTGAGCGTCGAGGGTACGGACCTCTCAGCGACCACTGGCGCAAATGGTGACTACACCATCGAAAACGTCCCTGATGACGAGCACACCGTTGTGGCCTCCGCAGACGGCTTCGAGAACGGTAGCACGACGGCTACTGTCTCAGGTGGTAACGCTGCAACTGCTATCGAGGACATTGTACTCGGACTCGCTGCGCCCGACAACGCGGACGCAGTGGCCGAGGACGGCATGACCTACTGGCAGGGTCAGGACCTGTTCTTCGAGGCTGACGACGGCAGCAACAGCGCCGGTCAGACCTATCAGGTTCGAACGAATGACAGCGATAACAGCCTCGTGACCGAGTTCGTTCTCGGTGACGACGGCTCGGCAATCATCAGTACCAGCGGCCTCGATGGCAACTACAAGATCGTTGACGAAAACGGCAACAACGTAGTTACCAACATGGAGGTCGCACAACAGAACCTCGACGCCGAGTTCAACCCGGACAGCGTTGTTGACGAGGGCGCGGACAGCGAGTCCAACCTCGACCTCAACTCGAACCGTGGTACCTACGAGGTCGAAGTGACCTCGGAGGACCTCAGCCAGAGCGAACTCCAGACGATCTTCGGCGACAGCGTCGACAGCTCCACTGATGACGGCGTCGTCCTCTCCAGCAGCGATACCAGCGCTGACTTCAGCGGTGTCGACACTGGCGAGTACAACGTCACCGTCGAAGTGACTGACACGGACGCTTCGGATGACGCCACGATCGAAGTGACCGAGGCGGCCGCCGCTTCGGCTCAGTTTGACTCCTCCACCTACAGCCAGGAAGCCGGTGACATCGTCGAGTTCACCGTCGAACTGGAGGGTGGCGCGAGTGAAGCAACCGTCAACCTGACGGAAGACGACGAGAACTACGACGCGAGCATTAACGTTGTTGACAACGACGGCGACGGCGAAGTCACCGTCTACTTCAACACCTACAACGCGGGTAAGGAGGGCGCAGATACCTTCTACACCGCGGATGACAGCGAAGATACTGTTAGTCTCAATGGTGCCTTCGGCGGAGAGGGTGAGACGGAGCTTAGCGAGGATTACCGACTCCTCCCCGCTGACTTCAACCTCGAACTGTACGTCGGCAACGAGGAAACCGACCTCGCCACGCTCGTCCTGAACGAGCGCTCGACGGGTGACATCGACACGGCGATCGCACCCAACGGTGAGGACATCTCCTCCGACGTTGACGCCCTTGAGAACGCGACGACGCAGAGCAGCGAAGTCGCCACGGATGACCAGCTGGTCATCGGCGTCGACGTCTCCGGTGTCTTCGGTCAGCTGGCGAACGGTGACTTCGCCAGCAGCGACCTCAACCTCACGATTGAGCAGTCGAACCCCGCCCGATACACTTCCGCTAACACGATCGAGAACTTCGATGTCGTGACGGATGCGGAGAACAACCGCATCTACTTCGTCGTCGACACCTCCGAGGCCGGTATCGAGGCCGATCAGGAGTACGACGTGACCTTCAACGTGAGTGAGGACTACGTTAACTCCTACTCCGAGGGCGACGACAACGACGCAGAGGAAGCCACCACGAGCTTCAGTGTCGTCGAGCGGACCCTCGAAGTCACCGGTGACTTCAACGACGAGGATGTCCTGCAGGTCGAGAACGGTGAAGAGGTCAACATCACCGGCGAGTCCAACGCGGCACCCGGCTCGGACGTCCGTGTCCGGCTCCGCGCCACCGGTGACAACCCGTTCCTGATGAGCCAGACGGCACAGGTCGGTGACGACGGCACGGTCGACACTGCCTTCGACCTCAGCGAGTACGAGGCCGGACAGAACTTCACCGTCCGCATGACCGACAACAACGGTGCTGAAGAGGTTCAGGACAACGTCGACGCGACGCTCGTCGAGTCCTCGGGCGATCAGGAACCCCACCAGGTGACGATCACCGTCGAGGACGCTGACGGCAACGCGGTCTCCGGCGCTGACGTCACGATCGACGGCCAGACCGAGACCACCGACGACAACGGTGAGGCCACCTTCGAACTCCAGCACGGCGAGTACGACGTGACCGCCAGCTACGAGGGCGAAGAGGCCAGCGGCACCATCACCGTCGACGACGACTCCTCGAACACGGGCACGCTGACGCTCGGCGAGAGTGACGGCGGCGACATCACCGACCCCAGCGAGGGCGAGGACCCCGGCGAGGGTGAAGACCCCGGTGAGGGCGAAGACCCCGGCGAGGGTGAGGACCCCGGCACCGGTGACGGTGGCGACGGCGGCGACGGTGGCGACGGCGGCGACAGCGAGGATCAGCCCGGCTTCGGCATCGCCGTGGCCCTGATCGCGCTGCTGGCCGCGGCCGGCATCGCGCTCCGCAAGCGCGCCTAA
- the artA gene encoding archaeosortase A produces the protein MLPDLTPVTDVLIWVVMGGFLAGIAADRRGRSAARSITAAAWVGFALFWLLMVPFFVFEHRSIVEAILAGIAVPACVYVAHRLHGGRDSLLVLSRAVGVMGLIYLPFGAIPAFHDTLIEVVADQTYAGLQLLGSTPAFETDEAGLRNTFAFTLDSGREYSTRIVFACTGIGSMAIFGGLIAAVRAPIERRLAALAIAVSTIWVLNIARNVFIAYSIGHQLFDQAALAGPVMWLFGVEDPIRVSFFVADRILSQGLAVFALLAIAWAVVKVLPELYVIVEDLAFLVTGEEHDLGRGR, from the coding sequence ATGCTCCCCGACCTGACGCCCGTGACCGACGTCCTCATTTGGGTCGTCATGGGCGGCTTTCTCGCGGGGATCGCCGCCGACCGGCGCGGGCGCTCGGCCGCGCGGTCGATTACGGCCGCCGCCTGGGTCGGGTTCGCGCTGTTCTGGCTGCTGATGGTCCCGTTTTTCGTCTTCGAGCACCGCAGCATCGTCGAGGCGATACTGGCAGGAATCGCCGTCCCCGCCTGCGTCTACGTCGCCCACCGCCTCCACGGGGGCCGGGACTCCCTGCTCGTCCTCTCGCGGGCGGTGGGCGTCATGGGGCTGATCTACCTGCCCTTCGGTGCGATCCCCGCGTTCCACGACACCCTCATCGAGGTCGTCGCGGACCAGACCTACGCCGGCCTCCAACTCCTCGGGTCGACCCCCGCCTTCGAGACCGACGAGGCCGGCCTGCGCAACACGTTCGCGTTCACCCTCGATTCGGGTCGCGAATACTCGACGCGGATCGTCTTCGCGTGTACGGGCATCGGCAGCATGGCCATCTTCGGCGGGCTGATCGCGGCGGTGCGCGCCCCCATCGAGCGCCGGCTCGCCGCGCTCGCGATCGCGGTCTCGACGATCTGGGTACTCAACATCGCGCGCAACGTCTTCATCGCCTACTCGATCGGCCACCAGCTGTTCGACCAGGCGGCGCTGGCCGGCCCCGTGATGTGGCTGTTCGGCGTCGAGGACCCGATCCGGGTCTCCTTTTTCGTCGCCGACCGGATCCTCTCGCAGGGGCTGGCGGTGTTCGCGCTGCTGGCCATCGCGTGGGCCGTCGTCAAGGTGCTTCCCGAACTCTACGTAATCGTCGAGGACCTCGCGTTCCTCGTCACCGGCGAGGAACACGACCTCGGGCGCGGGCGATGA
- a CDS encoding DCC1-like thiol-disulfide oxidoreductase family protein: protein MAEPDDREHHSVLIYDGECPLCSAAATAMRRLPGVGAVSWYDDPAQGFLAAQFEEVPFALVFVDSREERVYAGRAAANELCERAGVPVLVRDLVGENYEGIADAIETVVGQDRDPDPYHDSYPLAERASERFEALSRAAESTAVVPT, encoded by the coding sequence ATGGCCGAACCCGACGACCGCGAGCACCACAGCGTCCTGATCTACGACGGCGAGTGCCCGCTCTGTTCGGCGGCCGCGACGGCGATGCGCCGCCTCCCGGGTGTGGGGGCGGTCTCGTGGTACGACGACCCCGCCCAGGGGTTTCTCGCGGCGCAGTTCGAGGAGGTGCCCTTCGCGCTCGTGTTCGTCGACAGCCGCGAGGAGCGCGTGTACGCGGGCCGGGCCGCCGCGAACGAACTCTGCGAGCGCGCGGGCGTGCCTGTTCTGGTCCGGGACCTCGTCGGCGAGAACTACGAGGGGATCGCGGACGCCATCGAGACCGTCGTCGGCCAGGACCGCGATCCCGACCCGTACCACGACAGCTACCCGCTCGCCGAGCGGGCGAGCGAACGGTTCGAGGCGCTCTCGCGGGCGGCCGAGAGCACGGCCGTCGTCCCGACCTAG
- a CDS encoding metal-dependent hydrolase, giving the protein MATTHALVGMALALPAAYAVPELAPVVLVAGLVGGLFPDLDLYVGHRKTLHYPVYYPIAAGLALVWALLSPGTLTVALATFLLGAAVHSVMDAFGGGLEMRPWLETADRAVYDHYRGRWIAPKRGVRYDGAPEDLLLAVSAALPMVVLLDGPLSELVVVLVAVSAGYALVRKQLVRITMWIVSRLPTRIRTRLPSRYHET; this is encoded by the coding sequence ATGGCGACGACACACGCGCTGGTCGGGATGGCGCTGGCCCTGCCGGCGGCCTACGCCGTCCCGGAACTCGCGCCGGTGGTCCTCGTGGCGGGGCTGGTCGGCGGGCTGTTTCCCGATCTGGACCTCTACGTCGGCCACCGAAAGACGCTCCACTACCCGGTGTACTACCCGATCGCCGCCGGTCTCGCGCTCGTCTGGGCGCTGCTCTCGCCCGGCACCCTGACGGTGGCGCTCGCGACGTTCCTGCTCGGGGCGGCCGTCCACTCGGTCATGGACGCCTTCGGCGGGGGCCTGGAGATGCGTCCCTGGCTCGAAACGGCCGACCGGGCCGTCTACGACCACTACCGGGGGCGGTGGATCGCCCCGAAGCGAGGGGTGCGCTACGACGGCGCGCCCGAGGACCTCCTGCTGGCCGTCTCGGCGGCGCTGCCGATGGTTGTCCTCCTCGACGGCCCCCTCTCCGAACTAGTCGTCGTCCTCGTGGCCGTCTCGGCGGGCTACGCGCTCGTCAGGAAGCAACTGGTACGGATCACGATGTGGATCGTCTCTCGGCTACCGACGCGGATACGGACGCGGCTCCCGAGCCGGTACCACGAAACGTAA
- a CDS encoding Hsp20/alpha crystallin family protein, which translates to MRRDDRNDPFDDIFRELERMMNDVMGGGVEVNDAGFGSDTHVDIYETDEEIRVIADLPGVEKGDIGLTCDGKALTISAANDHRDYDERIALPGRVDEHSARATYNNGVLEVTLTRADGSAAIDVD; encoded by the coding sequence ATGAGACGCGACGACCGCAACGACCCCTTCGACGATATTTTCCGCGAACTCGAGCGGATGATGAACGACGTGATGGGCGGCGGCGTCGAGGTAAACGACGCGGGCTTCGGCAGCGACACGCACGTCGACATCTACGAGACCGACGAGGAGATCCGCGTGATCGCGGACCTCCCGGGCGTCGAGAAGGGCGACATCGGGCTGACCTGCGACGGAAAGGCGCTGACGATCAGCGCCGCGAACGACCACCGCGACTACGACGAACGGATCGCGCTGCCGGGGCGCGTCGACGAACACTCCGCGCGCGCGACCTACAACAACGGCGTCCTCGAGGTCACGCTCACGCGCGCGGACGGGTCGGCCGCGATCGACGTCGATTAA
- the dps gene encoding DNA protection during starvation protein, whose amino-acid sequence MMSEKQHASGSVQPGDTSQRVGMETIRERGGDPEEIREKLIDAIGAEFTTYYYYTNLRTHLAGNEDYKEITEDARLEDRAHFELVMPRVYELDGMIPNDIREFADRASCPDAELPDDPSPENILEVLLEAERCAIRTWSEVCDMTRDCDPRTYDMAQRILQEEMDHEAWFIELLSMERDGEVNPAGHFVRGEPGDAPLSTNNRFNESA is encoded by the coding sequence ATCATGAGCGAGAAACAACACGCAAGCGGCAGCGTCCAGCCGGGCGACACCAGCCAGCGCGTCGGAATGGAGACCATCCGCGAGCGGGGCGGCGACCCCGAGGAGATCCGAGAGAAGCTGATCGACGCCATCGGCGCGGAGTTCACCACGTACTACTACTACACGAACCTCCGGACCCACCTGGCGGGCAACGAGGACTACAAGGAGATCACCGAGGACGCGCGACTCGAGGACCGCGCGCACTTCGAGCTCGTCATGCCCCGGGTGTACGAACTCGACGGCATGATCCCCAACGACATCCGCGAGTTCGCGGACCGCGCGTCGTGTCCCGACGCCGAACTCCCGGACGATCCGTCGCCGGAGAACATCCTCGAGGTACTACTGGAAGCCGAGCGCTGTGCGATCCGCACCTGGAGCGAGGTCTGTGACATGACCCGCGACTGTGACCCCCGAACCTACGACATGGCCCAGCGCATCCTCCAGGAGGAGATGGACCACGAGGCGTGGTTCATCGAGCTGCTCAGCATGGAGCGCGACGGCGAGGTCAACCCGGCGGGCCACTTCGTCCGCGGCGAGCCCGGCGACGCGCCCCTCTCGACGAACAACCGGTTCAACGAGAGCGCCTAG
- a CDS encoding VanZ family protein: MFDETRPARRAIRLPIRPARWWAVAGVAGLLLAGALASSANLAVLTGLSVPTGPVRITTWLHFLGYATLGALFCAALHAGAFARSLGASRTFLSAFAVVAGYGLAVELLHAVVPHRTFSLLDVAANVLGAFAGSALVWTVASLLYLRARTARPVRPS; the protein is encoded by the coding sequence ATGTTTGACGAGACACGCCCGGCGCGACGGGCGATCCGACTCCCGATCCGTCCGGCGCGCTGGTGGGCCGTCGCGGGCGTCGCGGGCCTCCTGCTGGCCGGCGCGCTCGCCTCCTCCGCGAACCTCGCCGTCCTGACGGGCCTGTCCGTCCCGACAGGGCCCGTCCGGATCACGACGTGGCTGCACTTCCTCGGGTACGCGACGCTCGGAGCCCTCTTCTGCGCGGCGCTCCACGCCGGCGCGTTCGCGCGTTCTCTCGGTGCGTCCCGGACGTTCCTGTCCGCGTTCGCGGTCGTCGCCGGCTACGGGCTGGCGGTCGAACTGCTCCACGCGGTCGTCCCGCACCGCACCTTCTCGCTGCTCGACGTCGCCGCGAACGTCCTCGGCGCGTTCGCCGGCAGCGCGCTCGTCTGGACCGTCGCCTCGCTCCTGTACCTGCGTGCGCGCACCGCCCGACCGGTGCGACCCTCCTGA
- a CDS encoding DUF5615 family PIN-like protein translates to MSVLRTKDVFGENTRDDELLRYCATEGYVLITHDRKDFGGETGRSIEHDDIVIYTDANYLRNHPEHAVGTLERILSYYPLNELADELVWLDQWRTD, encoded by the coding sequence ATATCTGTCCTCAGGACCAAGGACGTGTTCGGCGAGAACACTCGTGACGACGAACTACTCCGATACTGTGCTACCGAAGGGTACGTTCTCATCACACACGACAGGAAGGATTTCGGTGGGGAGACCGGCCGGTCGATCGAACACGACGACATCGTGATCTACACCGACGCTAACTACCTCCGCAACCACCCGGAACACGCGGTAGGAACGCTCGAACGCATATTGTCGTACTATCCACTCAACGAACTCGCGGACGAACTCGTGTGGCTCGATCAGTGGCGCACGGACTGA
- a CDS encoding RimK family alpha-L-glutamate ligase, which translates to MVRLAVATRAETFERLGATLPDRGIEVRHLRTSERTLSLSDPPWSPEGFDVGLVYPPRLMEGGVADALLGIPWVNDREAVLASRNKGEVIARLSRAGLPVPETVVVSNPVPREELRAVFERFDPPVVVKPNSTTRGAGVTLAADLDSFLGICDYLGLVHDFPATDDKSFLVQEFLPDARDYRAMVVGGEYAGAVERSGEGWKHNVHAGARATGVALSDDLRDLAERSAAVLDVPFLGVDLLVSEGRAVVSETNARPTVDAATKYEPGFDDRLAALIRARAKG; encoded by the coding sequence ATGGTGCGACTCGCGGTCGCCACCCGTGCAGAGACGTTCGAACGCCTCGGGGCGACGCTCCCCGACCGGGGGATCGAGGTCCGCCACCTCCGAACATCCGAGCGGACCCTCTCGCTCTCGGACCCGCCGTGGTCGCCCGAGGGGTTCGACGTCGGCCTCGTCTACCCCCCGCGGCTCATGGAGGGCGGCGTCGCCGACGCCCTCCTCGGGATCCCGTGGGTCAACGACCGCGAGGCGGTCCTCGCCTCGCGCAACAAGGGCGAGGTCATCGCGCGCCTCTCGCGTGCCGGACTCCCGGTACCCGAGACCGTCGTGGTCTCGAACCCCGTCCCGCGCGAGGAGCTTCGGGCCGTCTTCGAGCGCTTCGACCCGCCCGTGGTCGTCAAGCCCAACTCCACCACCCGGGGGGCCGGCGTCACGCTCGCGGCCGACCTCGACTCGTTCCTCGGAATCTGTGACTACCTGGGGCTCGTCCACGACTTTCCCGCGACCGACGACAAGTCGTTTCTCGTCCAGGAGTTCCTCCCCGACGCGCGGGACTACCGGGCGATGGTCGTCGGGGGCGAGTACGCCGGCGCGGTCGAACGGTCGGGCGAGGGCTGGAAACACAACGTCCACGCTGGCGCGCGGGCGACGGGCGTGGCCCTGTCCGACGACCTGCGTGACCTCGCCGAGCGGAGCGCGGCGGTCCTCGACGTCCCGTTTCTCGGCGTCGACCTGCTCGTCTCCGAGGGGAGGGCGGTCGTCTCCGAGACCAACGCCCGGCCGACCGTCGACGCCGCCACGAAGTACGAACCCGGCTTCGACGACCGGCTCGCGGCGCTGATACGCGCGCGCGCAAAAGGGTAA
- a CDS encoding DUF433 domain-containing protein gives MTEIVRTEGILGGDPRIEGTRIGVLDVYELVVEGDHSPADIADQLNVSIGAIYAALAYYHDHPDELRRVRKRHADAEESLERNALSPPKPVE, from the coding sequence ATGACGGAGATCGTCCGGACGGAGGGGATCCTCGGCGGTGATCCTCGCATCGAGGGAACGCGGATCGGCGTCCTCGACGTGTACGAACTCGTCGTGGAGGGCGATCATTCGCCGGCCGATATCGCAGACCAGCTCAACGTCTCGATCGGGGCGATCTACGCCGCACTGGCGTACTACCACGACCACCCCGACGAGCTGCGCCGGGTCCGAAAGCGCCACGCGGACGCCGAGGAGTCTCTCGAACGGAACGCTCTCTCGCCCCCGAAACCAGTCGAATGA
- the gap gene encoding type I glyceraldehyde-3-phosphate dehydrogenase — MSKNFEDEPVRVGLNGFGRIGRNVFRAVMDTSGVELVGINDIMDAEDMRYLAKYDTVQGRLDGLELDGETLVYGDMEVPTFSEKDPTQLPWDELDVDVAFEATGIFRTREDAAQHLEAGAEKVIISAPPKGEEPVTTIVYGVNHEEYDGDDVLSNASCTTNSVAPVAKVLDEEFGIESGLLTTVHAYTGTQSLVDGPQGKTRRGRAAAENIIPTSTGAAQSTTEVLPELEGKLDGMAMRVPVPNGSITDLTVDLEADVGAEEVNEAFRNAADGDLAGVLGYTDDEIVSRDILGLPFSSYVDLESTLSVEGGQVKVLTWYDNEYGFANRMLDLAKYVIAQDERTRAEAAA; from the coding sequence ATGAGTAAGAACTTCGAGGACGAACCGGTGCGGGTGGGACTCAACGGGTTCGGGCGGATCGGCCGGAACGTCTTCCGGGCCGTCATGGACACCTCCGGAGTAGAACTCGTCGGGATCAACGACATCATGGACGCCGAGGACATGCGCTACCTCGCGAAGTACGACACCGTCCAGGGTCGCCTCGACGGGCTCGAACTCGACGGCGAGACGCTCGTCTACGGCGACATGGAGGTCCCGACGTTCAGCGAGAAGGACCCGACGCAGTTGCCGTGGGACGAACTGGACGTCGACGTCGCCTTTGAGGCGACCGGCATCTTCCGCACGCGCGAGGACGCCGCCCAGCACCTCGAAGCCGGCGCCGAGAAGGTGATCATCTCGGCCCCGCCGAAGGGCGAGGAGCCGGTCACGACGATCGTCTACGGCGTCAACCACGAGGAGTACGACGGCGACGACGTGCTCTCGAACGCCTCGTGTACCACCAACAGCGTCGCGCCGGTCGCGAAGGTGCTCGACGAGGAGTTCGGCATCGAATCGGGCCTCCTCACGACGGTCCACGCATACACGGGAACACAGAGCCTCGTCGACGGCCCGCAGGGCAAGACGCGGCGCGGCCGGGCCGCCGCCGAGAACATCATCCCGACCTCGACGGGCGCGGCCCAGTCGACCACCGAGGTCCTGCCCGAACTCGAGGGCAAGCTCGACGGGATGGCGATGCGCGTGCCCGTCCCGAACGGCTCGATCACCGACCTCACGGTCGACCTCGAGGCCGACGTCGGCGCGGAGGAGGTCAACGAGGCGTTCCGTAACGCCGCCGACGGCGACCTCGCGGGCGTGCTGGGCTACACCGACGACGAGATCGTGTCCAGGGACATCCTCGGACTGCCCTTCTCCTCGTACGTCGACCTCGAGTCGACGCTCTCGGTCGAGGGCGGGCAGGTCAAGGTGCTGACGTGGTACGACAACGAGTACGGCTTCGCCAACCGGATGCTCGACCTCGCGAAGTACGTGATCGCCCAGGACGAGCGGACGCGCGCCGAGGCGGCGGCCTGA
- a CDS encoding 50S ribosomal protein L16 has translation MVDKPASMYREISKQPYTRREYITGIPGSKIAQHRMGDRDRDREDWPVQISLYLDEECQIRNGALEASRLAMNRHLIKELGEFNYAAILRKFPHHVLRENKQATGAGADRVSDGMRQAFGKVVGTAARIGKGERVFTIWCEVEDAPVAKEALRRAYNKVSPPCTIRVERGEELLVS, from the coding sequence ATGGTAGACAAACCCGCCTCGATGTACCGGGAGATCTCCAAACAGCCCTACACGCGCCGCGAGTACATCACGGGCATCCCCGGTTCGAAGATCGCACAGCACCGCATGGGCGACCGGGACCGCGACCGCGAGGACTGGCCGGTCCAGATCTCGCTGTACCTCGACGAGGAGTGCCAGATCCGAAACGGCGCGCTGGAGGCCTCCCGGCTGGCGATGAACCGCCACCTCATCAAGGAACTCGGCGAGTTCAACTACGCCGCGATCCTCCGGAAGTTCCCCCACCACGTCCTCCGGGAGAACAAGCAGGCGACCGGCGCGGGCGCGGACCGCGTCTCCGACGGGATGCGCCAGGCGTTCGGCAAAGTGGTAGGAACCGCCGCCCGGATCGGGAAGGGCGAGCGCGTGTTCACCATCTGGTGCGAGGTCGAGGACGCCCCCGTCGCGAAGGAGGCGCTCCGGCGCGCGTACAACAAGGTCTCGCCGCCGTGCACGATCAGGGTCGAGCGCGGCGAGGAACTGCTCGTTTCCTGA